From a region of the Procambarus clarkii isolate CNS0578487 chromosome 18, FALCON_Pclarkii_2.0, whole genome shotgun sequence genome:
- the LOC138365800 gene encoding origin recognition complex subunit 3-like: MIQHFLGNSSAFLCCPASERASRIKAMPPAQLDVIHKLPSFRSYVESRLPKEQTALLLDEKTSKAAVRTLMNELDSWHGRFCCLVKVVHALTSSLPSTPLGRQVREVLTTCLSQNLVETEEFKEADKMLRLIWLVKNCFPS; the protein is encoded by the exons ATGATTCAACATTTCCTTGGTAACTCATCGGCCTTCTTATGCTGTCCTGCCTCTGAAAGAGCTTCACGTATAAAGGCCATGCCACCAGCTCAGTTAGACGTCATCCATAAATTACCGTCGTTCAGATCCTACGTTGAAAGCCGTCTTCCAAAGGAACAAACAGCTCTTCTCCTTGATGAAAAAACATCCAAG GCTGCAGTGCGCACGCTGATGAACGAACTGGACTCGTGGCATGGTCGTTTCTGCTGCCTTGTTAAAGTGGTCCATGCGCTCACAAGTTCACTACCAAGCACTCCTCTAGGTCGACAG GTAAGAGAGGTCTTAACAACCTGCTTGTCACAAAATTTGGTTGAGACAGAAGAATTCAAGGAAGCTGACAAGATGCTAAGGCTTATATGGCTCGTGAAGAACTGCTTCCCATCCTAA